From Onychostoma macrolepis isolate SWU-2019 chromosome 05, ASM1243209v1, whole genome shotgun sequence, one genomic window encodes:
- the tmem141 gene encoding transmembrane protein 141: protein MVNLGLTKVDDAVVAKHPGLQQYAACQSYAFMKGTASFILGTAGLFFAQQALQKRIPYPLQWNLLVSVVSSSVFSYAVTRWETMKCSDLWLFLETGNVPDRNTPKEEAQNPATPVDPKATRYGDVME, encoded by the exons ATGGTCAACCTCGGTCTCACTAAAGTTGATGATGCGGTTGTAGCAAAGCACCCG GGTTTGCAGCAGTATGCCGCTTGTCAGTCTTACGCCTTTATGAAAGGCACAGCAAGCTTCATACTGG GCACAGCTGGTTTATTTTTTGCACAGCAAGCACTTCAGAAAAGAATCCCATATCCCCTTCAGTGGAACCTTCTAGTGTCTGTTG TTTCTTCCTCAGTATTCAGCTATGCAGTAACTCGCTGGGAAACCATGAAGTGCTCAGACTTGTGGTTATTTCTTGAGACAGGAAATGTTCCTGACAGAAACACTCCTA AGGAAGAAGCACAAAATCCTGCAACACCTGTAGATCCCAAAGCCACACGATATGGGGATGTGATGGAATGA
- the slc25a35 gene encoding solute carrier family 25 member 35 has product MDFVLGGVAACGACFFTNPLEVVKTRMQLQGELKSRGTYQVYYRNVFHAFYTIGKIDGLAGLQKGLVPGLVYQFCMNGVRLGSYAIIESLGYIHTDGRVSAMKSTVSGAIAGVVGAVMGSPIYLVKTHLQSQSTSSIAVGHQYKHRGMMHALLAIHKQHGILGLWRGASAAVPRVSVGSAAQLSTFSASKELVTDLQVFSEGSWLIALSAGMMSSVVVVLAMTPFDVVSTRLYNQPVDHLGKGILYRGFVDCFSKTLKKEGMTGLYKGLGASYFRLGPHTILSLLFWNEMRTLYHSYS; this is encoded by the exons ATGGATTTCGTCCTCGGCGGCGTCGCTGCGTGTGGCGCCTGCTTTTTTACAAACCCTCTGGAAGTGGTCAAAACTCGAATGCAACTGCAAGGAGAGCTTAAAAGCCGAGGAACCTACCAAGTGTATTATAGGAATGTGTTTCACGCCTTTTACACGATAGGCAAAATTGATGGACTGGCTGGTCTTCAGAAAGGTTTGGTCCCCGGGTTGGTTTATCAGTTTTGTATGAATGGGGTCCGACTAGGGTCGTACGCCATCATCGAGTCCTTGGGCTACATTCACACGGACGGAAGGGTCAGCGCTATGAAGAGCACCGTGTCCGGGGCCATTGCCGGTGTGGTGGGCGCTGTAATGGGCAGCCCGATTTACCTG GTAAAAACACATCTCCAGAGTCAATCTACTTCCTCTATTGCAGTTGGACACCAGTATAAGCATAGG GGAATGATGCATGCTCTATTGGCCATCCACAAACAGCATGGAATTCTGGGTTTGTGGAGGGGTGCCAGTGCAGCAGTCCCAAGGGTCAGTGTGGGGTCAGCTGCTCAGCTCTCTACTTTCTCTGCCTCTAAAGAGCTGGTCACTGACCTACAG GTGTTCTCTGAGGGCAGCTGGTTAATAGCTCTGAGTGCTGGTATGATGAGTAGTGTAGTGGTTGTATTAGCTATGACTCCTTTTGATGTGGTCAGCACTCGACTCTACAACCAGCCTGTGGATCATCTTGGCAAG GGCATATTGTACCGAGGGTTTGTGGACTGTTTCTCTAAGACGTTGAAGAAGGAAGGCATGACTGGTTTGTATAAAGGTCTCGGAGCCTCCTACTTCCGCCTCGGACCTCATACCATCCTTTCTCTACTTTTCTGGAATGAGATGCGCACTTTGTACCATAGCTACAGTTAG
- the rangrf gene encoding ran guanine nucleotide release factor isoform X2 yields MARPLFGGAISAVIPHSAQDVSELRQIPDNQEVFAHSQTDQSIIIELLEYQSQVQDADAARYHFEDVAASNKAVENGSWEVRGVEQVLQSELSMQECSSAWLLSGAQLISKFNEEAKNTVNIHLCLFRLPLYTTDILVTFNDPVCINPLSSSAVENGAAIPWTLQDFKGVLQSFCLLDPGVFGFYSYASTMTEEKNTKLTG; encoded by the exons ATGGCTCGGCCTCTGTTTGGCGGTGCAATATCAGCTGTTATTCCCCATAGTGCCCAGGATGTCAG TGAACTGAGACAGATCCCTGATAATCAAGAAGTGTTTGCTCACTCTCAGACAGATCAGAGTATTATCATTGAACTGCTGGAGTACCAAAGCCAAGTGCAAGATGCTGATGCAGCCAG GTATCATTTTGAGGATGTGGCTGCAAGTAACAAGGCGGTAGAGAACGGCTCCTGGGAGGTCAGAGGTGTGGAGCAGGTCCTTCAGTCGGAGCTATCAATGCAGGAATGCAGCTCTGCCTGGCTGCTGTCTGGAGCTCAGCTGATCTCTAAATTCAATGAGGAG GCCAAGAACACTGTGAACATTCACCTGTGCTTGTTCCGTCTGCCGCTGTACACCACTGACATCTTAGTGACGTTCAACGATCCTGTTTGTATCAA TCCCCTCAGCAGCAGTGCCGTTGAAAATGGGGCTGCTATACCATGGACACTACAGGACTTCAAGGGTGTTCTGCAGTCATTCTGTCTACTTGACCCTGGAGTGTTTGG CTTTTACAGTTATGCCTCTACAATGACTGAAGAGAAAAATACAAAGTTAACAGGTTAA
- the rangrf gene encoding ran guanine nucleotide release factor isoform X1 — MARPLFGGAISAVIPHSAQDVSELRQIPDNQEVFAHSQTDQSIIIELLEYQSQVQDADAARYHFEDVAASNKAVENGSWEVRGVEQVLQSELSMQECSSAWLLSGAQLISKFNEEAKNTVNIHLCLFRLPLYTTDILVTFNDPVCINPLSSSAVENGAAIPWTLQDFKGVLQSFCLLDPGVFGSFYSYASTMTEEKNTKLTG, encoded by the exons ATGGCTCGGCCTCTGTTTGGCGGTGCAATATCAGCTGTTATTCCCCATAGTGCCCAGGATGTCAG TGAACTGAGACAGATCCCTGATAATCAAGAAGTGTTTGCTCACTCTCAGACAGATCAGAGTATTATCATTGAACTGCTGGAGTACCAAAGCCAAGTGCAAGATGCTGATGCAGCCAG GTATCATTTTGAGGATGTGGCTGCAAGTAACAAGGCGGTAGAGAACGGCTCCTGGGAGGTCAGAGGTGTGGAGCAGGTCCTTCAGTCGGAGCTATCAATGCAGGAATGCAGCTCTGCCTGGCTGCTGTCTGGAGCTCAGCTGATCTCTAAATTCAATGAGGAG GCCAAGAACACTGTGAACATTCACCTGTGCTTGTTCCGTCTGCCGCTGTACACCACTGACATCTTAGTGACGTTCAACGATCCTGTTTGTATCAA TCCCCTCAGCAGCAGTGCCGTTGAAAATGGGGCTGCTATACCATGGACACTACAGGACTTCAAGGGTGTTCTGCAGTCATTCTGTCTACTTGACCCTGGAGTGTTTGG aagCTTTTACAGTTATGCCTCTACAATGACTGAAGAGAAAAATACAAAGTTAACAGGTTAA
- the rangrf gene encoding ran guanine nucleotide release factor isoform X3, producing MARPLFGGAISAVIPHSAQDVSELRQIPDNQEVFAHSQTDQSIIIELLEYQSQVQDADAARYHFEDVAASNKAVENGSWEVRGVEQVLQSELSMQECSSAWLLSGAQLISKFNEEAKNTVNIHLCLFRLPLYTTDILVTFNDPVCINPLSSSAVENGAAIPWTLQDFKGVLQSFCLLDPGVFG from the exons ATGGCTCGGCCTCTGTTTGGCGGTGCAATATCAGCTGTTATTCCCCATAGTGCCCAGGATGTCAG TGAACTGAGACAGATCCCTGATAATCAAGAAGTGTTTGCTCACTCTCAGACAGATCAGAGTATTATCATTGAACTGCTGGAGTACCAAAGCCAAGTGCAAGATGCTGATGCAGCCAG GTATCATTTTGAGGATGTGGCTGCAAGTAACAAGGCGGTAGAGAACGGCTCCTGGGAGGTCAGAGGTGTGGAGCAGGTCCTTCAGTCGGAGCTATCAATGCAGGAATGCAGCTCTGCCTGGCTGCTGTCTGGAGCTCAGCTGATCTCTAAATTCAATGAGGAG GCCAAGAACACTGTGAACATTCACCTGTGCTTGTTCCGTCTGCCGCTGTACACCACTGACATCTTAGTGACGTTCAACGATCCTGTTTGTATCAA TCCCCTCAGCAGCAGTGCCGTTGAAAATGGGGCTGCTATACCATGGACACTACAGGACTTCAAGGGTGTTCTGCAGTCATTCTGTCTACTTGACCCTGGAGTGTTTGGGTAG